GACGAACACGACGCCAAGCCCTACCGCTGGACCTACGACGGCAGCCCACTCAAAGCCGCATGACCCCCGAAGGATCAATGCGGCGCTGCACTAGGTCGGGATGCATGACCCGCCGTGACCGCAGGCAGGGCTCGGCGACCTCTTGCCGCGCCCAGATCTTGGCGAACTCCGGCGAGGTGGCCGACAGGCGGGCGATGTTCGCCTCCCACTCCGGGTCGCCGATGTGGCGGGCGTAGTTGCTGCGCAGCCTCGCCACGAGGTAGGCGATGTCGTCGTCGTAGTCCGGCAGCCATCGGCGGGCGTTCGGCTCGGTGATGGTGCACCACAGCCCGTTGTGGTGCAGGCAGCCCAGGTCGTGCCAGCCGGCGAAGAGGACCTGGAAGGCCTCGTTGGTGCCGAGCGTGTCCAGGCGGCTTGTCGCGAGCGTCGCCGGCAGTGGGTCGAGCGAACGCAGGATGGCGAAGACCGCGTCGGGAATCACGAGGTCGTCGGCCTGGCCGCGCAGCGGGACGGCTCCGGCCAGGACGTGCAGGTGCTCGCGCTCGACCGGGTCCATGCGCAGCGTCGTGGCCAGCGCGTCCAGGACCTGCGTGCTGGCGTTGATCGCCCTGCCCTGTTCCAGCCACGTGTACCAGGACAGCCCTACCCCGGCGAGCTGCGCGACCTCTTCGCGCCGCAGTCCCGCGGCCCGCCGCCGGACGCCGTCGGGCAGGCCGACGTCTCCGGGCTGGATCTTCGCGCGCCGGGTCTTGAGGAACGCGGCCAGTTCGGCCCGCCGGCTCCCCTCGGCAGCGCCGCGCTCGCTTGTTTCGGTCATCCCAGCCCGCCCGCTTCCGCCCCCGCCCGCCTGTGGATCAAGGCTACCCGAGGACGCTCGTCTGCGGCCGCTACACGAGCCGTCTGCCCACTCCGGCGATCAGACTGTAGCGAGCGACGTCGCCGCCGAGCGGGTCTGTCCGCAGCGCTTCGGGTTCCGGCCTCCAATGAACGATGTCCACCAGACCCGGCTCGAGCAGGTCGTACCCTTCGAAGAAGCGCCCGATCTCAGCCTTGCCGCGGAACACGCCAGGCTGCGTGGTCTTGGCATAGACGGTCTCGACGTCGCCGACCTGCTTGGGCCGGTATTCGTTGGTGCCGTGGCTCATGACCAGGTGGGAGCCCGGGATGGTGGCATCCCGGTAGGCCGCCACGATCCGGGCCGGGTCGTCCTCGTCCGGTATGAACGGCAACACCGAGACCAGCAGAACCGCCACTGGAAGGGCGAGATCGAGTCCTCCGGCGTGGACCGCCTCGTGCAGGACCGCCTCGGGATCTCGCAGGTCGGCGTGCACGACGGCGACACCGTTTCTGTCCCGCAACAGCACCGAGGCGTGAGCGATGGCCACCGGGTCGGAATCGACGTACACCGTGCGAGCCCCGGGCCTGCGCGCGGCGACGATCTCGTGGACGTTGCCGACGGTGGGAATCCCGGAGCCGAGGTCGAGGAACTGCTCGACGCCGAGCGCACACAACGCGGCGACGGCTCGGCCCAGGAACGACCGATTGGCCCGCACGACGTGAGGCGCGTCCGGGAACGCCTTCTGCGCCTGTTCGGCAAGATCCCGGTCTGACGGGAAGTTGTGAGAACCGCCGAGGAAGTAGTCATACATCCGCGCCACTGATGGACGCTCGATGTCGACCTCATCCGGCGCCCATGCCGGCCGATGCTTCATCGCGCCCTCTGCTTCATCACGCCCTCCTCGGACTCGGCACGCGATGCTACCGGGTAACCACCAGCAAGCGCACAGCCACCACCTCCACATGGAGCAACGAGCCCCCCGACGGGAGGCCGAATCGCGCCCGGCGCCGGATAGTGGAAGGGTTTGCAGAGGCTTTTCCACGACGACGCGGGAGTAGCCATGGACCGCTATCCGCTCATCGCCGACCACGGTCTGGTGGGTGACCTGCAGACCGCGGCGCTCGTCTCCTCCGCCGGTGTCGTGGACTGGTTCGCGGCGCCCCGCTTCGACTCGCCCAGCCTGTTCGCCTCGCTGCTCGACCACGCCCGCGGCGGGTTCTTCAAGCTGGCGCCGACCCACCCGGACGCTCAGGCCAAGCAGCTGTACTACCCGGATTCCGCTGTCCTGATCACGCGGTTCACGTCGCCGGACGGGGTCTGCGAAGTCGTCGACTGGATGCCGCCGATCACGTCCACGACCCCGACGGACCGGCACGCGCTCATGCGCGCGGTCCGCGTGGTGCGCGGCGCGGTCACGATGACGATGGAATGCCGTCCGCGCTTCGACTACGCGCGGGCGGGCCACGAGCTCCGGCTCGACGGGGAGAGCGCCGTCTTCCGCTCCCCCAGCGCCACCGCGTACCTGCAGGCAGGCAACTTCCCGATGGTTCAGGACGGCGACGACGTCCGCGGCGAGACGACCCTGCGGGTCGGCGACATGGCCGGGTTCGCCCTCACCGTGTGCGCGCCCGACAGCGCCCCGCCCCCGCCGATGACCGCCGAGGACGCCTCCGAATCCGCCTGGGGCACCATCCATTTCTGGCAGCAGTGGGTGCGAAGCTCGACCTACCAGGGCCGGTGGCCCAGCGCGGTCAACCGTTCCGCGATCACCCTCAAACTCCTGATATACCACCCCACCGGCGCCCCGGTCGCCGCGGCCACCATGGGCCTGCCGGAGCAGATCGGCGGCGAACGCAACTGGGACTACCGCTACACGTGGGTGCGCGACGGCTCGTTGTCCGTGCGTGCGTTGCTGGACCTCGGCTTCGTCGAGGAGGCGGACAAGTTCGTCCACTGGATCGGGGAGCGCCTGCGCGACCGCGAGAGCCGGACCGGCGACCCGCTGCAGATCATGTACCGGGTCGACGGCGACCCGACGCTGACCGAGACGGTCCTGGACCATCTCGAGGGCTACCGCGGTTCGGCGCCGGTCCGCGTCGGCAACGCCGCCGCCGACCAACTCCAGCTCGACATCTAC
The sequence above is drawn from the Catenulispora sp. MAP5-51 genome and encodes:
- a CDS encoding glycoside hydrolase family 15 protein; the protein is MDRYPLIADHGLVGDLQTAALVSSAGVVDWFAAPRFDSPSLFASLLDHARGGFFKLAPTHPDAQAKQLYYPDSAVLITRFTSPDGVCEVVDWMPPITSTTPTDRHALMRAVRVVRGAVTMTMECRPRFDYARAGHELRLDGESAVFRSPSATAYLQAGNFPMVQDGDDVRGETTLRVGDMAGFALTVCAPDSAPPPPMTAEDASESAWGTIHFWQQWVRSSTYQGRWPSAVNRSAITLKLLIYHPTGAPVAAATMGLPEQIGGERNWDYRYTWVRDGSLSVRALLDLGFVEEADKFVHWIGERLRDRESRTGDPLQIMYRVDGDPTLTETVLDHLEGYRGSAPVRVGNAAADQLQLDIYGEAMYALSEGALLQRSTGYQGWKSLAKTLDWLAESWDRPDEGVWETRGGRKDFTFSRVMSWVAFDRGIALATEFSRPADLERWTRERDTIIEQIMTRGWNAKEQALVQHYSDGNGGDDGVLDASLLIIPRMGMLAPRDPAWLSTLDAMDRTLVSDSLVYRYDPAASPDGLRGNEGTFSLCSFLYVDALAQAGRIREARYAFEKMLTYSNHVGMFSEEIGPTGEQLGNFPQAFTHLALIMAATSLDKALDDAASQGLAI
- a CDS encoding SAM-dependent methyltransferase; translation: MKHRPAWAPDEVDIERPSVARMYDYFLGGSHNFPSDRDLAEQAQKAFPDAPHVVRANRSFLGRAVAALCALGVEQFLDLGSGIPTVGNVHEIVAARRPGARTVYVDSDPVAIAHASVLLRDRNGVAVVHADLRDPEAVLHEAVHAGGLDLALPVAVLLVSVLPFIPDEDDPARIVAAYRDATIPGSHLVMSHGTNEYRPKQVGDVETVYAKTTQPGVFRGKAEIGRFFEGYDLLEPGLVDIVHWRPEPEALRTDPLGGDVARYSLIAGVGRRLV
- a CDS encoding helix-turn-helix transcriptional regulator — its product is MTETSERGAAEGSRRAELAAFLKTRRAKIQPGDVGLPDGVRRRAAGLRREEVAQLAGVGLSWYTWLEQGRAINASTQVLDALATTLRMDPVEREHLHVLAGAVPLRGQADDLVIPDAVFAILRSLDPLPATLATSRLDTLGTNEAFQVLFAGWHDLGCLHHNGLWCTITEPNARRWLPDYDDDIAYLVARLRSNYARHIGDPEWEANIARLSATSPEFAKIWARQEVAEPCLRSRRVMHPDLVQRRIDPSGVMRL